TCTAGCGAAAAGTCTTCGTTGATGAAAATATTAGTGCCTTTAAGTCGACTCGATTCTTGTAAAATCTTCACTTTGTCTTTGTATCTTTGGAGCTTGATAATTATTGTCCGAGATCTTCCGTCTGTCTTCTGTCCGGTACGATGTGCACGCTCAATTTCTATGTCTTTAATTCCAAGTTGTTGCTGGAAAAACAAATGAACTTTTTCTTCCGTTTGTCCCCACGTTTCTTTTTTATCTTCGTTTAAGCCATCTATTCGCAAATTATTTCTGCGCGATCGATCTTCAAGCTTACgatgtttatctttaaaaatttcgtTTTCAATTCTTCCATTCTCTAGTTGATTTCTTTGGTGTTCAAAttgttctttaataaatttttcgtTGAAGTTCAAACTTTCAGCCATATCtacaatttctttttcaaatttttttattttaactatattttcgTTATAGTTTCGTTTAGCTTTAGTTtcgtttaactttattttctatagttataagtatataattattatagttataagtatataagtatatttattatagttataagtatataagtatattatagttataagta
This portion of the Hydra vulgaris chromosome 13, alternate assembly HydraT2T_AEP genome encodes:
- the LOC136089695 gene encoding uncharacterized protein LOC136089695; this translates as MAESLNFNEKFIKEQFEHQRNQLENGRIENEIFKDKHRKLEDRSRRNNLRIDGLNEDKKETWGQTEEKVHLFFQQQLGIKDIEIERAHRTGQKTDGRSRTIIIKLQRYKDKVKILQESSRLKGTNIFINEDFSLETVSIRKKLFADVKRRRLNGENVSVRYDKIIFFKNTIFENDRKKVN